A segment of the Sporocytophaga myxococcoides genome:
TGTGGTCGGTTGTCTTTTATTTCAATATACTTGATGAAATCAAAGAAAGTGTTGATGAGGGGCTGGACAATTACAAGCGCCAAATAGTTTATCAGGCACAAAAAGATACAAGCGTTTTGGCAAAAAGAAAATTTGATGAAGGTTTTTTTGCCATCCGGGAAATTTCCCAATCACAAGCTCTTGCAGTAAAGGATAAATATCTGGATACTCTGATGTATATGCAGGATGCAGATGATGAAAGCCCCGAATTAGAACCGGTTCGTTTGCTTACAACGGCTTTTGAAAACAACGGACATTACTACCAATTGAAAATTATCAATCCAATGGTTGAAGAAGATGATTTAGTGGGAGAGTTACTTCGTCTGGCCCTTGGACTTTATCTACTTTTGATTACAGTAGTCATCCTTATTAATAATTTTGTGTTGCAACGGCTCTGGCAACCTTTTTACTCATTCCTGAACCAACTCAAAAATTACCGGATAGGTAGCAGTAAAAGTTTTCCAGAAGTAAATACCAAAACAAAAGAATTTACTGATTTACAAAAAGCCGTAAATATTCTGTTGCAGCAAAACATTGAAACGTATGAGCAACAAAAGCAGTTTATCGGAAATTCTTCACATGAGCTGCAGACACCATTGGCAATAGCTACCAATAAATTGGAGTTGCTGATTGAAAAAGGCAATCTGCAACCTGACCAAGCTGAAAACATCGCTGAATTAATGAGCATTATTGAGCGTATGGTTCGCTTAAACAAATCGTTGTTGTTGCTTACAAAAATTGAAAATAAACAATTTTTAAACAATCAGATTGTTTCTCTTAATGAACTTGTAAAGCAAAGCTTAACTGATTTGGGAGAAATTGCAGAGTTTAAAGATATAAAAATCAATGTCTTTGAAAATGCAGAATTGACAATAGAGATGGACGTTTCTCTTGCAAATATCATCGTCTCAAATTTATTGCGAAATGCTATTTTTCACAACGTTTCAAATGGAATTGTAAATGTTGATATATCTGATGATGTCATTAAAGTCAGCAATACAGGAATTGAAAGCCCATTAAACACTGAAAAAATATTTTCACGTTTTTACAAAACTGAAAACGATCAAAGCGGCACAGGGCTTGGCTTAACAATCGTGAAAGCAATTTGTGAATTGTATGGTTTTTCTGTTTTATATCGATTTGAAAACGGTTTACATTGGTTTGTAATTCGTTTCAGATAAATTTTTAGTTTCCAATTTTTCCTCACATCATGTTGTTTCTTTACATCATGAATGTGATAAAATATACCTATTGGTGCTGCAAATTTCGTATTTAAAGACCAAGAAATTAATTCCAATAAAATAATCTCAACGAAAGTTACAGTTAGTTTCTGAGAATTATTTACATGCCTTAAATCATTCCCAAATCCTTCCAGGATGTAGCTTTTACTTTGTATTATAATTTAAAATTTAAGATAATGAACAGGGTAATAATAATCGCTTCCTTTACATTAATAAGCTTCGCAAAAACTGCTTTCGGGCAGGATATTCCTCAAAGTCAGGTTCCTTCGGTTATTATAAATAACTTCCAGCAAACATTTCCAAAAGCCAATGATGTAGAATGGGAATTAGATGGGGAACATTACAAGGTTGATTTTGAAACAGGTTTGTTAGGAACAGACCATGATGTGTGGTACGATAAAACAGGGAAATTGACACGACACAAAGAGGAAATTTCAAAAAGTGATTTGCCTCAGAAAGTGTTAAAGAAAATTAATAGTGAATTTGGATCTTATCGTGTTGATGATGTGAAAAAGATCACAGAAGAAGACAATAAAGTAACATATACACTGGAGTTGAAAAAACTTATAGAAGAGTGGAAGGTGGTGTTCGACAGTGAAGGGAATCTACTCAGTAAATTAGCAGAATAAGTTGAAAGATCTGTTTAATATCCTGTAGTTTTAGTTCAATGCTTTTTGCTAAATTTACACTGTGGTATTTCTTTTGAGTTTTGAGCAATAATACGGCATGTGGCAATATGAAAGCCATTTTAGGATAAATTCAGAAACGTATGAAAATAGGTTTAGTTAGGCACTTTAAGGTTAATCATCCTTTTCCGGAAAAGACATTACTTTCTAAATCAGATTTAGTAAAATGGTTTGCTGAGTATGATAACAAGGTTGAAATCCAAAGTAAAGTGGTTGACTTGTCCGGCGTAAACTGGCACTGCTGTTATTCAAGCCCTTTGATCAGGGCAGTAAAAACTGCAAAGCATATTTATAATGGAAATATTACAGAGATACCTGAACTGAAAGAATTGGATATTGTACACCGTTTATCAGACAAGTTAAAGTTGCCGTTTCTGATGTGGGGATTTATTATTCGTATGATTTCATTTACAGCTAACAATGATACTGATAGATTTAAAAATGGAATAATTGCTTTTGTAGACAATGTAATTGCCAAGAATGAAAAAGATTTTCTTATAGTTAGTCATTGGTTTGTAATGAGGGTAATAAGACAAGAACTTATTAAAAGAGGTTTTGTAGGAGATAATTTTAAAAGCAATGATTACGGAAGACTATATGTTTTTGAAGGTAAAACAAAATGATTACTATCTGCCAAAAGGTGCCTGGACAAAAGAGAGTTAATTAATTTAATGAAACCATCAATTGTATATTTCTAATCATGGGATGAAAATTTGCCTTCCTTTGAGACATATAAAGTAGGAATCTAAATTTACAAAATTTGACATGCCAATGAACAGTCCGTATTTTATCTGAATCGGGATTTACAGGATAGGAGGATTGGCAGAATTTAAATCATATCCTACTAAATCCAGTATCCGATTTATCCCGATTCATATTATTAGGAGGTGATGTTTTATATAACCATAAATCTTTGTAAAATGGATGTTCTTCCTTTTTTTAAGACGCCTGAGGCTTGTTTTTAGGTTCAGGCAATTGGACCTTGTTGGAAAGTTTACCAACTGTTAAGCCCTGTACTACAATAGAAAATACTACTACAAGATAGGTCATCTCCAAAAGAAGTTCTTTGTAATCCGGATCGGTTACGGAAAGTACCAGGGCTATTGATACACCACCTCTTAATCCGCCCCACACCAGCATAATGAGCGATCCTTTATTTAGCTTTGGTTTGAATGGTACAATGAGCATTGGTATCCATATAGATACAAATCTGGCAAATAGTACTACAACTATCGCAACAACAGAGATGATCCAGTAAGTTTCAAAATCAGGAATTAGTAGTAATTCAAATCCTATGAACAGGAATAAAATTGCATTAAGAATTTCATCAAGCAGTTCCCAGAATTTTGTAAGATAATCTTTAGTAACGATAGACATAGCTTCTCTTTTTCCATAGTTACCGATAATAAGACCTGCCGCAACCATTGTTAGCGGACCGGATATATGTATTGAATGTGCAATGAGATAACCTCCCATAACTACTGACAATGTAATGAGTACCGAGACAATATAATCGTCTATCCCTTTCATTGCTTTTGAAGCGGAGTATCCAAGGAGGACACCCAGTAGCAGTCCACCCAATGCTTCCTTTGCCAATAACCATGAAATGGAACCAAATGAAATAGCAGCTTCGGAAGTATGAGTAAGTTGCAATATAACTGCAAATAGCACCACCGCAATACCGTCATTGAAAAGAGATTCACCTGTTATTTTTGTTTCCAGCGACTTGCTGACATTGGCTTTTTTTAATATACCAAGTACTGCGATCGGGTCAGTAGGGGAGATAAGTGCACCAAATAACAAACAGTATAAGAATGGAAGCTTGATTCCAAAAATAGGAGTAATATAGGATAAGCTAAATCCTATTACAAAAGTGGAAATAATGACACTTATAGTGGAAAAGGTAAGTACAGGCAGCTTCTGCTTTCTAAGATCGATAAAATTCACATGTATTGCACCAGCGAAGAGTAAGAAATTAAGCATTGCACCCATTAGCACCTCAGTAAAATCCAATTCTGAGATCAGTGTAAATAGTTTTTTGGTTGTCTCGGGAAAAATTGAGCCACCGGCAAATCGAATGATTATGGAAACTATAATAGCCATCAACATAATTCCAATTGTGGATGGCAATTTTATAAACTTGTGATTGATGTAAGCAAACAGTGAGGCTAAAACAATGAGTACAGAAAATGAATAGTATAACTCCATATATTGATCAGAAAACGATTAATGATTTAAGAATCAGGTTAAATTTTTTCAAAAACTCTTGCAAACTAAAAAAAAATATTGGAAAAATGATAATTTTTGTTCAATAAGTGAGGTATTAATACAATTAGCTTCATAAATTAAAACCATTTGGGTATTAATGAGCTTCTCGTAATTAATAGCATTAACACTTTAGGATATTGATTTTAAAAACATTACTACCCCCTTGGATTCTGGCGCTTCTACAGATGATAATAATAAAAAAAATGGAATGATTCAGTAAAATCCCCTCAGTTGAACCCCCTGGATGTTCTCTTTGTTAGTTTAGTCATGCCTTAAGCTAACAGTTTTTTTAATAGGAAACATTTCAGGGATTAATTATATCATTGAAAATAGAAGGAAGGGTTATTCCAAAGCATGGAGTATTGTAGGACATGTTTCTGACATGCAGACAGCATACAACTTATAATGTTAAAATAGTTTTAAATAAACCCACGTCAGGAATAGCATAACAAGTAAGATTACCGGATGATAGATGATGACGATCAAAATCATAGCACTTTCAGCTGCACCTTCAATTTTTAATAATTTAATAAGTGCAGGAATTATAATAGAAATACTTACAAGATATAGTAATGAAAATAGGATTGAGTAAAAAAATAGCTCCAACTATTAGATACAATACAAATTAATAAAGAGTTTACAAGTATGAACCCTATGAAAACATTGCCCGCTATATTCCAGGTAGTGTCGCTGTTTTTAGGTTTAATAATAAGAATAGAAACGGTTGTTAAAACTAAAAATAATAAGATCTGAACAAAAGGCCTTTGAATTAATTCGAATATCAGTTCTGTCATATATTAGGAAGTTGTTGGAATATCCTTAAATTTTAACTGAATTAAAAAAAGAATGATCACGGCTTCTCGGCTTGAATAGATGGAGATGTTATTTTTGTAATACATTCAAATTGGACAAGGAAAAGAAGTTTTCTTATTTGGAAATGCAGATCTATAATGACTATATCATGATGAAAAAAAACGGCCTGTGAGAGTCAGGCCGTTATAAAAAGGTATAAAAAAATCAACTCACTGTTGTATACAGATCTTATCTACATATACATTAGAAGTAGTCTTGATCACTAGTGTAAGAATTCCTTTCAAGGAAGTAGTGAAAGTATCAGAATGGAATATTTCTCTCTGACCGATGGAATTAGTTACAGTGACCTCAGTTAAGCTTTCCCGTGATTTTATAGTGATATATCCGTCAGAAGAAGGGTTAGGATAAAGAACTATTTTCTTGTCAGAAGCATGTGCAATGCTGGTTACAGGAGTACCTGAGCCCGTTAGGTTTATGGAAAATTCCGGTGTTTGGAACGTATTGTTATGTATCGATAGCTGTGCCATGCGTTCTCCAACCTCCGAAGGAGTGAATGTTACTGTAAATTTTATTGAATCACCCAATGTAACTGAGGCTCCTAAAAGGCTTTGGTCTATTTGATAATCCGAAACAGCCGGCCCGGATAGAGTAATAGCGGGAGTTTGGGTAAAATCCAGTTTCCAGTCACCTGTGTTCTTAATGTAAAACTCTTTTATCTCAGTGCTTGCTCCAATTTCAGAAGTTCCGATATTGATATTTGCGCCAGCATTGACAGGTTCGTTATGCCACAGCTTTAATTCCGGAGATTGTTTGTATTGTACCAGAAAAGCACTGTTGGAGGAGTTTCGATAAAGAATGTTGATCTCATCACTAAAGTCGAAATCTATATCTCCTTTCAGCCAGCCAGACAAACAAATAGTTCCTGAAGG
Coding sequences within it:
- a CDS encoding type IX secretion system histidine kinase PorY, producing MKLLNKSLIYLSVSLFFIIGLWSVVFYFNILDEIKESVDEGLDNYKRQIVYQAQKDTSVLAKRKFDEGFFAIREISQSQALAVKDKYLDTLMYMQDADDESPELEPVRLLTTAFENNGHYYQLKIINPMVEEDDLVGELLRLALGLYLLLITVVILINNFVLQRLWQPFYSFLNQLKNYRIGSSKSFPEVNTKTKEFTDLQKAVNILLQQNIETYEQQKQFIGNSSHELQTPLAIATNKLELLIEKGNLQPDQAENIAELMSIIERMVRLNKSLLLLTKIENKQFLNNQIVSLNELVKQSLTDLGEIAEFKDIKINVFENAELTIEMDVSLANIIVSNLLRNAIFHNVSNGIVNVDISDDVIKVSNTGIESPLNTEKIFSRFYKTENDQSGTGLGLTIVKAICELYGFSVLYRFENGLHWFVIRFR
- a CDS encoding PepSY-like domain-containing protein, whose product is MNRVIIIASFTLISFAKTAFGQDIPQSQVPSVIINNFQQTFPKANDVEWELDGEHYKVDFETGLLGTDHDVWYDKTGKLTRHKEEISKSDLPQKVLKKINSEFGSYRVDDVKKITEEDNKVTYTLELKKLIEEWKVVFDSEGNLLSKLAE
- a CDS encoding histidine phosphatase family protein, coding for MKIGLVRHFKVNHPFPEKTLLSKSDLVKWFAEYDNKVEIQSKVVDLSGVNWHCCYSSPLIRAVKTAKHIYNGNITEIPELKELDIVHRLSDKLKLPFLMWGFIIRMISFTANNDTDRFKNGIIAFVDNVIAKNEKDFLIVSHWFVMRVIRQELIKRGFVGDNFKSNDYGRLYVFEGKTK
- a CDS encoding cation:proton antiporter; protein product: MELYYSFSVLIVLASLFAYINHKFIKLPSTIGIMLMAIIVSIIIRFAGGSIFPETTKKLFTLISELDFTEVLMGAMLNFLLFAGAIHVNFIDLRKQKLPVLTFSTISVIISTFVIGFSLSYITPIFGIKLPFLYCLLFGALISPTDPIAVLGILKKANVSKSLETKITGESLFNDGIAVVLFAVILQLTHTSEAAISFGSISWLLAKEALGGLLLGVLLGYSASKAMKGIDDYIVSVLITLSVVMGGYLIAHSIHISGPLTMVAAGLIIGNYGKREAMSIVTKDYLTKFWELLDEILNAILFLFIGFELLLIPDFETYWIISVVAIVVVLFARFVSIWIPMLIVPFKPKLNKGSLIMLVWGGLRGGVSIALVLSVTDPDYKELLLEMTYLVVVFSIVVQGLTVGKLSNKVQLPEPKNKPQAS